Proteins from a genomic interval of Zingiber officinale cultivar Zhangliang chromosome 2A, Zo_v1.1, whole genome shotgun sequence:
- the LOC122043391 gene encoding hydroxyproline O-galactosyltransferase HPGT1-like isoform X1: protein MQIRGSGPRPLPNSRISAVMFAMFASMASLYVAGRLWQDAQSRVYLIKELDRRTGQGQSAISVDETLKLVDCRQQHKKLAALEMELVVARNKGFVGQYSSETNGTNFSRKRLLVVIGIATGFERKKQRDAVRKSWLATGAAMKKLELEKGVVARFVIGRSANRGDSADREIDNENWKTNDFIILDNHVEASEEQPKKTKLFLAHAAEAWDAEFYAKINDDVYVNIDALGTMLAAHLDKPRAYIGCMKSGEVFSDKSQKWFEPEWWKFGDGKSYFRHASGEMFVVSRALAKFISINRAILRTYAHDDVSVGSWMIGLNVQHINEGKLCCSSWSSGAVCAAV, encoded by the exons ATGCAGATCCGGGGATCAGGTCCCCGCCCGCTGCCTAACTCCCGGATCTCTGCCGTCATGTTCGCAATGTTCGCCAGCATGGCTTCCCTCTACGTTGCGGGCCG TCTCTGGCAGGATGCGCAGAGCAGGGTTTATCTCATCAAGGAACTGGATCGAAGGACTGGACAG GGACAATCTGCTATATCAGTTGATGAGACGCTGAAGTTGGTAGACTGCAG ACAACAGCACAAAAAGTTAGCGGCTCTGGAGATGGAGCTTGTGGTGGCGAGAAACAAAGGGTTTGTTGGGCAGTACTCTTCGGAGACCAACGGGACTAATTTTTCAAGGAAAAGACTGCTTGTTGTTATAGGAATAGCTACAGGATTTGAACGAAAAAAACAGAGGGACGCAGTTAGAAAGTCATGGCTCGCAACTG GTGCAGCAATGAAAAAACTGGAATTAGAAAAAGGTGTGGTAGCACGATTTGTGATAGGACGAAG TGCAAATCGTGGAGATAGTGCTGATAGAGAGATTGACAACGAAAATTGGAAGACAAATGATTTTATAATACTT GATAATCATGTGGAAGCTTCTGAGGAACAACCGAAAAAGACAAAACTATTTCTTGCTCATGCAGCAGAAGCTTGGGATGCTGAGTTCTATGCTAAAATTAATGATGATGTTTATGTTAACATTG ATGCTTTGGGCACAATGCTTGCAGCCCACTTGGACAAACCCCGTGCATATATTGGGTGTATGAAATCTGGCGAAGTTTTCTCTGATAA GAGTCAGAAGTGGTTTGAACCAGAATGGTGGAAGTTTGGTGATGGAAAATC GTATTTCCGGCATGCTTCTGGAGAGATGTTTGTGGTATCTAGAGCCCTAGCAAAGTTTATTTCTATCAATAG GGCTATTCTTCGCACTTATGCCCATGACGATGTTAGTGTTGGTTCATGGATGATTGGTCTTAATGTGCAGCATATTAATGAGGGAAAACTATGCTGCTCCTCATGGTCATCAG GAGCCGTATGTGCAGCTGTATGA
- the LOC122043391 gene encoding hydroxyproline O-galactosyltransferase HPGT1-like isoform X2 yields the protein MQIRGSGPRPLPNSRISAVMFAMFASMASLYVAGRLWQDAQSRVYLIKELDRRTGQGQSAISVDETLKLVDCRQQHKKLAALEMELVVARNKGFVGQYSSETNGTNFSRKRLLVVIGIATGFERKKQRDAVRKSWLATGAAMKKLELEKGVVARFVIGRSANRGDSADREIDNENWKTNDFIILDNHVEASEEQPKKTKLFLAHAAEAWDAEFYAKINDDVYVNIDALGTMLAAHLDKPRAYIGCMKSGEVFSDKSQKWFEPEWWKFGDGKSCTCNYNSLQEFSDWKGMRGCK from the exons ATGCAGATCCGGGGATCAGGTCCCCGCCCGCTGCCTAACTCCCGGATCTCTGCCGTCATGTTCGCAATGTTCGCCAGCATGGCTTCCCTCTACGTTGCGGGCCG TCTCTGGCAGGATGCGCAGAGCAGGGTTTATCTCATCAAGGAACTGGATCGAAGGACTGGACAG GGACAATCTGCTATATCAGTTGATGAGACGCTGAAGTTGGTAGACTGCAG ACAACAGCACAAAAAGTTAGCGGCTCTGGAGATGGAGCTTGTGGTGGCGAGAAACAAAGGGTTTGTTGGGCAGTACTCTTCGGAGACCAACGGGACTAATTTTTCAAGGAAAAGACTGCTTGTTGTTATAGGAATAGCTACAGGATTTGAACGAAAAAAACAGAGGGACGCAGTTAGAAAGTCATGGCTCGCAACTG GTGCAGCAATGAAAAAACTGGAATTAGAAAAAGGTGTGGTAGCACGATTTGTGATAGGACGAAG TGCAAATCGTGGAGATAGTGCTGATAGAGAGATTGACAACGAAAATTGGAAGACAAATGATTTTATAATACTT GATAATCATGTGGAAGCTTCTGAGGAACAACCGAAAAAGACAAAACTATTTCTTGCTCATGCAGCAGAAGCTTGGGATGCTGAGTTCTATGCTAAAATTAATGATGATGTTTATGTTAACATTG ATGCTTTGGGCACAATGCTTGCAGCCCACTTGGACAAACCCCGTGCATATATTGGGTGTATGAAATCTGGCGAAGTTTTCTCTGATAA GAGTCAGAAGTGGTTTGAACCAGAATGGTGGAAGTTTGGTGATGGAAAATC CTGCACATGTAACTACAATAGTCTTCAAGAATTCTCTGATTGGAAAGGAATGAGAGGTTGCAAGTAG